CTGTTGGTTGAATATCTAAAATTCGATTGTAACCATCAGAGGCAATACCCCCCGCTTGTTCTGCTAAGAATGCAATCGGATTGCCTTCATAAAGCAAACGAAGTTTACCATTTGGATAGTTAGTTGCACTTGGGTAAATATAGATACCGCCTTTTAATAAGTTACGATGGAAGTCAGCCACTAATGACCCGATATAGCGTGAAGCATAAGGACGGTTAGTTGCTTTATCTTCCTCTTGGCAGTATTTAATGTATTTTTTTACCCCTTGTGGGAATTTGAGATATTGTCCTTCATTGATGGAATAAATTTTGCCCTCTTTTGGCATTTGCATATTTTCATGAGAAAGACAGAATGTACCGATAGACGGATCATAAGTGAAACCATTCACACCGTGACCAGTGGTATAAACCAACATGGTAGAAGAACCATACACGATGTAACCCGCCGCGACTTGTTTATTACCTGGTTGCATAAAATCTTCTAAGGTAACAGGTGAGCCAATAGGGGATACACGACGGTAAATAGAGAAGATTGTCCCAACCGAAACGTTCACATCAATATTGGATGAGCCATCAAGTGGGTCGGTTAAAATAATATATTTGGCATTACGAGCGCGTTCAGTATCAAAAGCGATAAAGCTTTCTT
The sequence above is a segment of the Haemophilus parainfluenzae genome. Coding sequences within it:
- the fbp gene encoding class 1 fructose-bisphosphatase, which produces MKTLSEFIVERQAEYPNAKGELSGILSSIRLLAKIIHRDINKAGLTNILGQSGVENVQGESQMKLDLFAHNTMSAALMSREEVAGFASEEEESFIAFDTERARNAKYIILTDPLDGSSNIDVNVSVGTIFSIYRRVSPIGSPVTLEDFMQPGNKQVAAGYIVYGSSTMLVYTTGHGVNGFTYDPSIGTFCLSHENMQMPKEGKIYSINEGQYLKFPQGVKKYIKYCQEEDKATNRPYASRYIGSLVADFHRNLLKGGIYIYPSATNYPNGKLRLLYEGNPIAFLAEQAGGIASDGYNRILDIQPTALHQRIPLFVGSAEMVKKAEEMMREFKED